A genomic segment from Cyprinus carpio isolate SPL01 chromosome A22, ASM1834038v1, whole genome shotgun sequence encodes:
- the LOC109095004 gene encoding serine/threonine-protein kinase 38-like produces MATRGHASSLLMSNHTKRGVTMAKVTLENFYSNLITQHEEREMRQQKLEKVMDEEGLPDEEKRMRRSQHARKETEFLRLKRTRLGLEDFESLKVIGRGAFGEVRLVQKKDTGHVYAMKILRKADMLQKEQVGHIRAERDILVQADSLWVVKMFYSFQDKLNLYLLMEFLPGGDMMTLLMKKDTLTEEETQFYVAETVLAIDFIHQLGFIHRDIKPDNLLLDSKGHVKLSDYGLCTGLKKAHRTEFYRNLKHSQSNDLTFQHMNSKRKAETWKRNRRQLAFSTVGTPDYIAPEVFMQTGYNKLCDWWSLGVIMYEMLIGYPPFCSETPQETYKKVMSWKETLVFPPEVPISERAKALILRFCCEADHRIGAAGVDDIKRNGFFEGVDYDHIRERPAAIPIEIKSIDDTSNFDEFPESDILQPSSPAVASNHHPESDFKNKDWVFINYTYKRFEGLTARGAIPAYMKSGKR; encoded by the exons ATGGCGACCCGAGGCCACGCCTCCAGCCTCCTTATGAGCAACCACACCAAGCGCGGAGTGACCATGGCCAAGGTCACGCTGGAGAACTTCTACAGCAACCTCATAACACAACACGAGGAGAGGGAGATGAG ACAGCAAAAACTGGAGAAGGTGATGGATGAGGAAGGACTGCCTGATGAAGAG AAGCGCATGCGCCGCTCCCAACACGCTCGTAAGGAGACCGAGTTCCTGCGGCTGAAGAGAACCAGACTGGGTCTGGAAGACTTCGAGTCGCTGAAGGTGATTGGACGAGGAGCATTTGGGGAG GTGCGTTTGGTTCAGAAGAAAGACACGGGACACGTTTACGCCATGAAGATCCTTCGCAAAGCCGACATGCTGCAGAAAGAGCAG GTGGGTCATATCCGGGCGGAGCGGGACATCTTGGTTCAGGCAGACAGTCTGTGGGTGGTGAAAATGTTCTACAGTTTTCAGGACAAACTGAATCTTTACTTACTCATGGAGTTCCTACCCGGAG GAGACATGATGACCCTACTGATGAAGAAGGACACGCTGACGGAGGAGGAGACGCAGTTCTACGTAGCCGAGACAGTTCTGGCCATCGACTTCATCCATCAGCTGGGCTTCATTCACCGAGACATCAAACCAGACAACCTGCTGCTGGACTCCAAG ggtCACGTCAAGCTGTCTGATTACGGCTTGTGTACGGGACTCAAAAAGGCGCATCGGACCGAGTTTTACCGTAACCTGAAGCACAGCCAATCAAACGACCTCA CGTTTCAGCACATGAACTCCAAGAGGAAGGCCGAGACGTGGAAGAGAAACCGGAGGCAGCTG GCCTTCTCCACGGTGGGAACGCCGGACTACATCGCGCCGGAGGTCTTCATGCAGACCGGATACAACAAGCTCTGCGATTGGTGGAGTCTGGGCGTCATCATGTACGAGATGCTGATTG gCTACCCTCCGTTCTGCTCCGAGACTCCTCAGGAGACGTATAAGAAGGTGATGAGCTGGAAGGAGACGCTGGTGTTTCCTCCTGAGGTGCCGATCTCGGAGCGAGCGAAAGCTCTGATCCTGCGCTTCTGCTGCGAGGCTGACCATCGCATCGGAGCCGCCGGCGTCGACGACATCAAGAGGAACGGCTTCTTCGAGGGCGTCGACTACGATCACATCAG AGAGAGACCCGCTGCGATCCCCATCGAGATCAAGAGCATCGACGACACGTCCAACTTCGACGAGTTCCCCGAGTCCGACATCCTGCAGCCCTCCA